One Centroberyx gerrardi isolate f3 chromosome 6, fCenGer3.hap1.cur.20231027, whole genome shotgun sequence genomic region harbors:
- the hepacama gene encoding hepatic and glial cell adhesion molecule a, with product MKVERKTSSTGDSVTDIPSLATLFGLFLPLLLLTGAVSGVNVTSQTQLVRGTAGREALLSVSYSSSSSDQPVIKWQLKRDKEKPITVVQSIGTNIIGNLRPEYRNRILVFENGSLLLHNLQLSDEGAYEVEISITDDTFTGEHYIELTVDVPVSKPYVQMMASSVLEYSEYFNLHCSHDNGTKPIYGWQKGGKGLTNDSRLLLSHDQKVLTILRVLMSDDDIYACTVENPISSMKSVPVKLTVYRRSSLYIILSTGGIFLLITLVTVCACWKPSKKKHRPVPQRAPVYVEQSENGHDVDVVPKPATLGRRSPMPLYVLNEDETLERLEECPGNAVSQSEMSSPATYIPSHPLSSNTTDRPIWSAPRRYPRSPVPSPLAHPLPLHPPAPPLRPLRSPAHSPGSSPHAFTPIRKVRSPVGIPTSHLPVEAAESPGTSDQTHSPTHVSQHS from the exons ATGAAGGTGGAGAGGAAGACCTCCTCTACAGGCGACAGTGTGACAGACATTCCTTCGCTGGCGACGCTCTTTggcctcttcctccccctccttctcctcacaG GTGCCGTGTCAGGAGTGAATGTGACCAGCCAAACCCAGCTGGTGAGAGGCACGGCGGGCAGAGAGGCCCTCCTGTCAGTCAGCtactccagcagcagctccgacCAGCCTGTCATTAAGTGGCAGCTGAAGAGGGACAAGGAGAAACCCATCACCGTGGTGCAGTCTATAGGAACCAACATCATAGGGAACCTGCGGCCGGAGTACCGCAACCGCATCCTGGTGTTCGAGAATGggtctctgctgctgcacaacCTGCAGCTGTCAGACGAAGGGGCGTACGAGGTGGAGATTTCCATCACAGATGATACCTTTACTGGAGAGCACTACATCGAGCTCACTGTGGATG TTCCCGTGTCCAAACCTTATGTCCAGATGATGGCCTCGTCCGTCTTGGAGTACAGCGAGTACTTTAACCTTCACTGTTCCCACGACAACGGCACAAAGCCCATCTATGGTTGGCAGAAGGGAGGCAAGGGGCTGACTAATGACTCACGTCTGCTGCTGTCTCATGACCAAAAGGTGCTGACCATCTTGCGGGTGCTGATGTCAGATGATGACATTTACGCCTGCACAGTGGAGAACCCCATCAGCAGCATGAAGAGCGTTCCCGTCAAGCTCACTGTCTACA GACGGAGCTCGCTATACATCATCCTGTCCACCGGGGGCATATTCCTCCTAATCACCCTGGTGACAGTGTGTGCCTGCTGGAAACCCTCCAA AAAGAAGCACCGGCCTGTCCCCCAAAGAGCTCCTGTCTATGTGGAGCAGAGTGAAAATGGCCATGATG TTGATGTTGTACCTAAACCAGCCACACTTGGTCGAAGGAGTCCCATGCCTCTCTATGTTCTCAATGAAGAT GAAACTCTAGAGCGCTTGGAGGAATGTCCAGGTAatgctgtcagccaatcagaaatgagCAGCCCCGCTACCTATATCCCATCCCACCCCCTGTCCTCCAACACCACTGACAGGCCCATCTGGTCCGCCCCGCGCAGGTACCCCCGCAGCCCGGTGCCCTCTCCCCTGGCCCACCCTCTCCCGCTGCACCCCCCGGCTCCCCCGCTGCGCCCCCTCCGCTCCCCCGCCCACTCCCCCGGCTCGTCTCCGCACGCTTTCACCCCGATAAGAAAGGTTCGTTCCCCGGTCGGCATCCCAACCAGCCACCTGCCTGTAGAGGCAGCTGAAAGCCCGGGTACCAGCGATCAGACTCACTCCCCAACCCATGTTTCCCAGCATTCCTAG
- the nrgnb gene encoding neurogranin (protein kinase C substrate, RC3) b isoform X2, with translation MDCHNEECSRPQEEEDIMDIPLDDPEANKAAAKIQAGFRGHMTRKKMKPEDKAEGEEVSSTGEALNGSQGDTETGGSGAVERDDTSVPEQ, from the exons ATGGACTGTCACAAT GAGGAGTGTAGCCGgccccaggaggaggaggatatcATGGACATCCCCCTGGACGACCCCGAGGCCAACAAGGCTGCCGCGAAGATCCAGGCTGGCTTCCGTGGCCACATGACCCGCAAGAAGATGAAGCCGGAGGACAAAGCGGAAGGGGAGGAGGTGAGCAGCACTGGGGAGGCGCTCAACGGCAGCCAGGGGGACACAG AGACAGGAGGATCGggggcagtagagagagacgaCACATCTGTGCCAGAGCAGTGA
- the nrgnb gene encoding neurogranin (protein kinase C substrate, RC3) b isoform X1: MDCHNQEECSRPQEEEDIMDIPLDDPEANKAAAKIQAGFRGHMTRKKMKPEDKAEGEEVSSTGEALNGSQGDTETGGSGAVERDDTSVPEQ; encoded by the exons ATGGACTGTCACAAT CAGGAGGAGTGTAGCCGgccccaggaggaggaggatatcATGGACATCCCCCTGGACGACCCCGAGGCCAACAAGGCTGCCGCGAAGATCCAGGCTGGCTTCCGTGGCCACATGACCCGCAAGAAGATGAAGCCGGAGGACAAAGCGGAAGGGGAGGAGGTGAGCAGCACTGGGGAGGCGCTCAACGGCAGCCAGGGGGACACAG AGACAGGAGGATCGggggcagtagagagagacgaCACATCTGTGCCAGAGCAGTGA
- the LOC139912797 gene encoding uncharacterized protein LOC139912797 — translation MILSIHFTLLLLWVTQDSVTCVDTERPFDILTVALGDSLTLNCTYNCSTGFVRGCWSKSSDNSGCLGSITQSSFCTVSFHLSNVSMEDLKYNYSCYTEDTDHPQLMQKTERIVSLYFQDQPSGPDWTVAPKIETATVTHPAQPEDPGEGDITGIKVLATVTVAVAMVLAALAVYLCMNRNRQNWNGKGESFVSISGSPVTSHAVYSPAKGERVTVRIPTPDNQSDTEVPYADIMITVRGASTPELTQICYLTPGDQRERWRDESSLSPAPRSHLQASRSADRLHVHQPREVTRKMSTNSEYAVITYA, via the exons ATGATACTCTCAATCCACTTTACACTGCTCCTTCTTTGGGTGACCCAAG ATTCGGTGACCTGTGTGGATACGGAGAGGCCCTTTGACATCTTAACTGTAGCATTAGGGGATTCTCTCACGTTAAACTGCACCTACAATTGCTCCACTGGATTTGTCCGTGGCTGTTGGAGCAAATCGTCAGACAACTCCGGCTGTCTCGGCAGCATCACCCAAAGCAGCTTTTGCACAGTGTCTTTTCATCTATCAAATGTGTCCATGGAAGATCTGAAGTACAACTACTCATGCTACACAGAAGATACAGATCACCCACAACTCATGCAAAAAACAGAGCGTATTGTGTCGCTATATTTTCAAG ATCAACCAAGTGGCCCGGACTGGACGGTTGCCCCTAAGATTGAAACTGCAACTG TAACTCATCCTGCTCAACCAGAAGATCCAGGAGAAG GGGATATTACTGGAATCAAGGTGTTGGCAACAGTTACTGTAGCTGTGGCCATGGTGCTCGCAGCACTGGCCGTTTACCTATGTATGAACCGGAACAGACAGAACTGGAATGGTAAAG GGGAGTCTTTTGTTTCCATCTCAGG GTCACCAGTAACCTCTCACGCTGTCTACTCACCAGCTAAGG GTGAAAGAGTGACAGTGAGGATTCCCACACCAG ATAACCAGAGTGACACTGAGGTTCCATACGCTGACATCATGATCACTGTCCGAGGTGCCAGCACGCCAGAGCTCACTCAGATCTGCTACTTGACTCCCGGAGATCAAAGAGAG CGGTGGAGAGATGAATCAAGCCTCAGCCCTGCTCCAAGGTCTCACCTGCAGGCCTCACGTTCAGCTGACCGGCTGCATGTCCACCAGCCTAGAGAGGTCACCCGCAAGATGAGCACCAACTCAGAGTATGCAGTCATCACATATGCCTAA